From the Thermococcus guaymasensis DSM 11113 genome, one window contains:
- a CDS encoding DUF134 domain-containing protein, protein MPRGMGWGRGRGRRRKMRMIGFIPQVKHFYPALPPMAPPKPPIFMSYEEFEALRLVDYEGLTQEEAGKRMGVSRGTVWRALSSARKKVAQMLVEGRELIILPQGNEAPKMEIEED, encoded by the coding sequence ATGCCTAGGGGAATGGGATGGGGTAGGGGCAGAGGAAGACGGCGAAAGATGAGGATGATCGGCTTCATTCCCCAGGTCAAACACTTCTATCCCGCTCTCCCCCCGATGGCTCCTCCTAAACCTCCAATATTCATGAGCTATGAGGAATTCGAAGCGCTGAGGCTTGTGGACTACGAAGGGCTAACCCAGGAGGAAGCCGGAAAACGGATGGGGGTCTCAAGGGGGACCGTCTGGAGGGCCCTGAGCTCTGCCCGGAAAAAGGTTGCCCAGATGCTCGTGGAAGGACGGGAGCTTATAATACTCCCACAGGGAAACGAGGCCCCAAAGATGGAAATTGAAGAAGACTGA
- a CDS encoding nucleotide-binding protein, whose protein sequence is MQMAIASGKGGVGKSTITASLLYLLKDRYKLIAVDADAEAPNLGLLLGVEEWEEVREHVGAKVAKINPESCIRCGICYERCPYDSIHIDEDGNYFVNELTCEGCNVCGLVCPVKGTITLEPARSGVIRRATTKYGFPIISAQLDVGRPESGKLVTEEKEWAKKLMEELNLEHMIVDSAAGIGCQVIASLGGADAAILIAEPTPASLSDVQRAYKVVQHFREPAYLIINKADINPGFRALREWAEEEGIPILGEVPYDRAIPKSMAMLKPVVEAFPDSPASRALKEIAERVAEIIG, encoded by the coding sequence ATGCAGATGGCAATAGCGAGTGGCAAGGGAGGAGTTGGAAAGAGCACGATCACCGCATCTCTCCTCTATCTTCTGAAGGATCGGTATAAGCTCATAGCCGTGGACGCCGACGCGGAAGCGCCGAACCTCGGCCTGCTCCTCGGGGTTGAAGAGTGGGAGGAGGTAAGGGAACACGTAGGCGCGAAAGTGGCAAAGATAAACCCCGAAAGCTGCATCCGCTGTGGGATCTGCTATGAGAGGTGCCCCTACGATAGCATTCACATCGATGAAGACGGCAACTACTTCGTCAACGAGCTTACCTGTGAAGGCTGCAATGTTTGCGGCCTCGTCTGTCCAGTCAAGGGGACGATAACCCTTGAACCGGCCCGCTCGGGTGTCATCAGAAGGGCCACCACAAAGTACGGCTTTCCGATAATCTCCGCACAGCTCGACGTCGGCAGACCGGAGAGCGGAAAGCTCGTGACGGAGGAGAAGGAGTGGGCCAAAAAACTCATGGAAGAGCTTAACCTGGAGCACATGATCGTGGATTCTGCCGCCGGAATTGGATGCCAGGTCATAGCGAGCCTTGGAGGGGCCGACGCGGCCATACTCATTGCAGAGCCAACACCGGCATCGCTGAGCGACGTTCAGCGCGCCTACAAGGTCGTCCAGCATTTCAGGGAGCCGGCATACCTGATAATAAACAAAGCTGACATCAACCCCGGCTTTAGAGCGCTCAGAGAATGGGCCGAGGAGGAAGGGATACCAATCCTCGGAGAAGTCCCCTACGACAGGGCGATCCCAAAGAGCATGGCCATGCTCAAGCCCGTTGTTGAGGCGTTTCCAGACAGTCCGGCGAGCAGGGCCCTGAAAGAGATAGCGGAGAGGGTCGCTGAGATCATAGGCTAA